DNA sequence from the Nicotiana tomentosiformis chromosome 3, ASM39032v3, whole genome shotgun sequence genome:
GTTGTTGATTTTAGTAAGAAATATAAATGTTGTTATCAGGATTGGTATTAAACATCTCCGTCTTGCGTTTGTATGATTATTTATTTGTGACATGTTTTATTTAAATTAGCCGATATCATGAGAGTATCATAAATACTCGAAGTTCAATTCACTGAACTAACTTCTGCATATAATAGCAGCAATTCTTGATTGACATTTGTATGCAAACATTTTAAGGCATGTCGATCCGAGCTTACTTATCAGTTGTGCACATTCTGGAATCCTTAACCATTTTCCTTATAATTAGTTATCAATCTAGTGAAAAATATAAGGGTCATGGATTAAATGAATTTTATtgttaaaattttgagttttaatATAACACGGCGTTTAAATTCGTGGTATTTATTTTCGAGTAAAATGCAATAATTTATTGACTTTATTGtcgtaaaagaaaaaaaaatgattttgGTGAGATACGGTGACCATTCAAGAAATTTATTCCCTAAAAATATGTTTGAATGACTCCGGCCAATCTTCACTTTGTTTGGctaaattaatatttaagaatattTAGGACACTTTTGTTTGAAAATTTAGTTTGATGATTTTTATACAATAAACTACAAGTTCAATAACGTCCAGTGTAATTAAATCTTCAATTAACCAAGAGTACTTTCTAATTATCTTTATTTGCTACCACATGAAAAACAAAGTCGAATTCACTCTGATAAAATATTGGTAATTGGTAATAATCAAATTATATTAAAAGATAATAGTGGAGTATAATTTGATGGAAAGAAGAAAAACCTAAATTGCACGAAATTCTTAAGATACCCTTGCTGGTTGAACCCGCTTGCCTGCCCCATATCACAAATTGGCCTCTTAAAACCCGAGCCCTAGAGTTAAAACCCTAACCCCTAAAAGTATATCTGCTACTCTCGCTCTCCCACTATAGACGAGCTTCAATGGCGGACTCTGTGATATCAGTGGACAAGATCAAAGCTTTCTGGCACTCTCAGGTTCATGACGAAGAAAAGTGGAATCTCAACATGGTATCTCCTTTTTCATATTTTCTAgtcatatttttttaattcaCATTACTCATATATACATATCAGTTACCAGCGAGGAATATGCTTCTGTCTTTGATTTGTCTTCTTCCATTGCTGTGAATTTTATAGGATATTCGGCTTATCAGTGATGAATGAAGGAAGTGAAGTGTTTTACATGTCAAGAAAAGTTAAATCTGTTATATTTGGATTTTAAGAGATTCGAGATAAGATTAGAAATCATTAGGATGAAAGCTATGATTGACAATTTGGTTGATTTGCTGATGTTTTGTGAAACATGTTATTAGAATTAATAAGTTCAATAAACATTCAGCTgcattaaaaattaaataaacagaGAATTCTTcaattaacttgttaattcttGTAAACCATCAAATCGACCCTAAGATCATGTTTCACAAAGCACATAAGATCATCCTCTTGAGTATTTGGTTAATGCATCTAATCGATCAAGTTGCATAGCTTTCACTCTTATTCGTTGTTGCTTTGTGAACATACTTTTGACTGTCCTTAttgttcaaatcatcaattttctTAATGCATATGGAGAATAAATTAAGACTCATTAACGGACGTACACACATATTCGTTTATATATGGGTTTTACTAATCTATTGTATTGCTTTAGTTGTTAACATTGTATCCATTAATTTCCTTATATGGCCTTGTTAGCACATTAATAATAGGGACCTGTTGTCAGCCACCAGCATTTCTTCAATCCGACAACGCAAGTCATTTGCGTCATTTCTCTTCGTCAACTAGCGAAACAAAACATTATTATTGGAggaaaagaatattttgttgtaaagaaataaaataaactagtcCGAATAGAAATGACAATCTGATCTTCCACGAGATGTGAGAAGAAGGTTTATGCTTTTACATAGCCCAGAAACAGAGATTTCTGGCTTTGATTTTTCATGAGAAGCAGTGAGTTCTTGTCAAGTATTGGTTTTAGACGCGTTAATGGTTGATGGAGAAAAACAATAATTGGCAATGAAAGAGCTTCAGTATGGGGCTGAATATGAGAGAATAAAGTAAAGTGAGAGGAGGAAGAGAGAAGGAAGGAGAATTGGGTATAGATTTTTGGTGGAAAGCCGACAAACTCCCTTACACCAACACTTCTTAATATGTTGTTAAGGACATTTAAGGAAACTAAACTATGGGTATAATGCTAACTTATTATGGTTGTGTAGTAGGTTAGCATTGCACCCATTTTTTGCTTAAAATTAAATGTCTCTGACAACACGTTACCAATATTTTAGTAAGAGGGCTCTTCTGTCTTTCCTTAAAAAAAGTAAACACAATTCTCCTTCCATCCTCCCTCTCTATCTGGTCCTCTGTCCCTTTTTTGTTCTTTCTGCCCTCTCCATAAGTTCAACCAAAAACCAAAACTTTTTGCCATTGCTTAGTGTTGCTTTTCTTAAAGCTATCGCTTTCTCCTTATGTCATTTGTACATTCTGGAAATTTGGTGTTACCTTCATAAAAGCTTCCATGATACCATTCCCCACGAGAACTTGTATGTGTCGATGAAAAAAGCATACCAAGAACTTTTTGTTTCTGCCTTTAATGTCTGGGTTTGATAGTTGCCGAAGGCAATGGAGGAAATATTTATGAATACAAATTAGAGGGATCGTGCTGATAATGTGCtgtaaaataaaagtaaaagacaaTAATGTAAAAAGATGTTGCAAGAATATTGAGAGATAGAGATGatacttttcttattctctttcaAGTTTGTCTTTTAAATAGTGTAGAACACCATTTATACAAAGCAAAAAACATCCAAGAGTTAAAATATTAAATGAAACATGAATTTGGCGCATGTATAATTAAAAAGTCTATTGAATGAGCATTCACAAATAAGTGGATTCATAACTCACTCTTGAACGTCCATTACTAGATATGCGTGTTCTTTTTCCTTTACAGGACTTTCTTCCTACAGGGTGTTTTCCTAGTACTATTTTAACGCGGCACATATTTCTTAAAGAACATCCAAGGGGGTGTGTATTATGAATCCACGTAATTGTAGATGTCCATTCAATGGACTCAATAGTTATATATTAAAAATCAAATTATGTTGGAtcaaaaataatagaatgatcCTCTTGCTAGTGAGACCAATTGTCTACCCATATATCAAATTGGCCTCTAAAATCAAACCCTAAGAGTTAAAACTCTAACCCCTAAAAGATATCTCTTCACTCTAAATGAGCTTTATTGGAAATCTCAATGTGGTATTTCCTCTTCCTGATTTTCTCTTACTCCTTGAATACACGATCCCATATGTATATCATTAAGCATAGGAATATTCATCGATGCTTGTTTTGTCTTCTTTTAGTTTTGGAATTTATCAGTGATTTGACTTATCGAACTAATAAATCAAGGGAAGTGTTTTTGATTGGATCTACTCGTGAAAAGTCAAATCTGTTATATCTGGATTTTAAGAGATTTTGAGACAAATTAGGAGGAAATTGCGATGCACTTAAAACCTACTGATGAAATATGATCTTCATTGGTGTTCTTGTGAAATTGTTTCATAATACAGATCTCACTGAAAGTATGCCGTATAAAAATAGAACTATAAATTTCAAACTGTGAGTATGAGATGCCTCACCTTGTCCAGAGTCTGAATAGACTGAAGTTTAGCCGAGAGATAGAAGATCTGCCCTGCCCACCGTGTGCAAATTGAACTTCTTTGATAACTAAAATGTGGTGTTAGTTGGAAGTAGATTCTTAATTTTTGAACATGCAAATACAGTTTCTGATTGGGTTTGATGTTTTTGGGATCAAAAATTGAGCCTACAGAGTGCATATTTTCCTGAACAATGGTCCCTTCTTGTTGCTACTAGCAAGGATGAAGTTGCAACTTGCCCATTCTGACTCTCCGGACTAAATTACCTGATATCAGGTCCTCTAATTGTTTAAATGATCTGCTAATGAATACTTTATTTTGTTTTGCTATGTTGTTTGTGCTCTTTGTGGTAAATAAGGGATGGTGGTGACTTGGAGTGCTAGCCTAGACTCCATTTGATTGATTCTTGTTTTATCTGTTATTACTTATTAGTACGCCATACACACACTCTTCTTTTTATAATTCTGATATGCTATGTGATGATATAACTACTAATTTTTAAGATCCACCTAGCATATGACGTGGGGTTaacttctctttttcttctcttcatTTAATCAAGTTTTGCCTTGTTTAGGAAAACTGTGAATTTCTCAACCAGAACTTTGTTTTAACTGCTTGTTTTTCCTTATCTTCTTTCCCCTTTTTGATGGGGGTGGGTCGAAGTAGTTAATTTTGCAGAATAAGCTGCTTTTCAGGTTCtgaattgtgtatgattttatcAACATTTCTCACATTACGTTTTTATATAGCTTGCTTAAATAATCATAGGATTTTTGTCTTGGTCCTATCTATCTTTTAATTTTTTGCATGTCCTTTTTTCAGAAACTGCTTCGAGCTTCAGCTCTCTTTGCTGGTTCCATCATTTTGATGCGCCAGTATGGTGATCTCATGGCTATCTGAAGAGGAAGTCTGATATTCATTCTGAGCTTCAGAGTCCATTCTCATTAAGACCGAATCTCTATTCCCCTCCCCCCTTTCCGAAGGAAGTACGAATATTATGAAAGATTAACTGCCTCATCTGTTTGATGCCCCTTGCTAAAAACTTCTAAGTACTCTCTTTCAGAATTTTAGGTACTTCTTGTTATTTCACTTGCTTCCTGATTCGTGGTCCAATGTCTAATACTAGTATGTAATTTGTAGATGCAGATCAATCAACGTGAACCTAGGTAATATAAATGGGTACTCCTGTCTTATTTCTCTAGAGTAGTATTTAGCAATTACAATTGCTTGTCTTTCGTCCATATTTTCGTTTCACTAGTTTGCGTGCATACTACCTTTCCCAGACCCTACTTGTGAAAATacattgggtatgttgttgttgatcTGACTTGGACTGGTCTAATAAAGGCTAATTCGAGCTCCTAAAAATCTAAAAGATTAGTTGTTGGTGTTGCAGTAACGTAGTGTTTTCCTTCACAATATGCATCTTTATTTCTTACTTCATTGTGACACAATATGCATCTTTATTTCTTACTTCGTTGTGACATAGAGCGGAAAGAGCAGAAGGAAAAAAATATAGGATCAAACAATTGAACCTATTGCTCGTGTTTTCCAATTGATTTCTTGCTAGATGGACTCTGAGCAGAACTACGCTAGTTGGACAATGTACAAAATCATGCTTGTTACAATACTCCTGAAAACCTCTTCATTAATACTGACATTGGAAGTTGAACAGTGTTGAGGGTGTGTTTTTTCTAGAGTGGGCACCAAATTATCACGATGCCAAATTACCATTCAGCTGTGTTTTAGTTCTATCCCCATGTCTTGCAAAATGTGCTATAGGGACTTGAGATCTATGAAGGAGCACCTTCCCAATTTGCTCAGTTGTTTAGTTCCCAAGAAAATATGTAATTTGCTTAAGTTAATCGAATGGTACTCTTTGGAATGAGCCCTTACCGATGTTTTCGCCAATATAGATATTCTCCACTCGCCTCATTAAGATTTCCTTATAAAGTCAATGTGCACCTTTTTTTGTCCTTGTTCCCACTTACCCTTATCTCATTTCTATATTCAGAAAGATAACTAGAAGCAGGCTGATTTAAGAATTAAGATCGACAATTGATTAAATTACTCGTCAAAGAGGAAGAACGGAAAAAACCTCCGAACGAGTGGAGTATTCAAAAGTCAAATGTCAACTTACGTAGCTGTATCCCAATTCGCTGAGTCTGCACCCAACTTACTTACTTCCTCATCGACACATGCATGTGTCATATCTATTTCTAAAGATCATTAACTTAAATAAGATGTGGAGTTGACTTGAAATATATGCTTCTATAAATCATCACATTAATCTTCATCATTTCAGACTTGTATCACATCTTAATCTTGTATCATGGCTTTCAGTAGCTACTATTTGACCCTCATTTGTTCACTTCTCCTTTCCATTTCTTCTTGCATAGGCCAAACTGCTTTTCAGCCTAAAGCTCTACTCCTTCCTGTGACCAAAGACTCTTCTACTctccaatacacaacccaaattGGTCAAAGAACTCCTCTTGTGCCCATCAAGTTGACAATACATCTTGGTGGACAAACTTTATGGGTAGACTGTGAAGATGGTTATGTGAGTTCCACTTATCGACCTGCTCGTTGTGGCTCAGTTCAATGTACCCTCGCCAAAGTTAACACTTGTGGAGACTGCAACACCACTCCCAGAATTGGGTGCAGCAATAATGCATGTTATAACACCCCTGAAAATCCATTCATCAAGACTTTATATGATGGTGGCGAAATTACCGAAGACGTTTTATCGATACAATCCACTGATGGATCAAATCCTGGTAAGTTTGTTAAGATCCCAAGCTTCATTTTCACTTGCGTTCCTACATTCTTGACTGAAGGTCTAGCGAGTGGAGTGAAAGGAACTGTTGGATTGGGAAGGAATGGTATCGCACTTCCTTCCCAACTAGCTCAAGTCTTCAGCTTTCCAAGAAAATTTGCTCTTTGTTTGAGTTCATCCACCAAATCATCTGGTGTCATATTTTTTGGTGATGGGCCTTATATGATGCTTCCAAATATTGATatctctaaaaatctcatctttaCACCATTGATCATCAATCCTTTTGGTACTGGAT
Encoded proteins:
- the LOC104091417 gene encoding mitochondrial import receptor subunit TOM5 homolog — translated: MADSVISVDKIKAFWHSQVHDEEKWNLNMKLLRASALFAGSIILMRQYGDLMAI
- the LOC104091416 gene encoding probable aspartic proteinase GIP2 — protein: MAFSSYYLTLICSLLLSISSCIGQTAFQPKALLLPVTKDSSTLQYTTQIGQRTPLVPIKLTIHLGGQTLWVDCEDGYVSSTYRPARCGSVQCTLAKVNTCGDCNTTPRIGCSNNACYNTPENPFIKTLYDGGEITEDVLSIQSTDGSNPGKFVKIPSFIFTCVPTFLTEGLASGVKGTVGLGRNGIALPSQLAQVFSFPRKFALCLSSSTKSSGVIFFGDGPYMMLPNIDISKNLIFTPLIINPFGTGSVPFLNESSSEYFIGVKSIRLNGKPVPINKKLLSIDKRGNGGTKISTGSPYSILEASIYDAVTKALVQELSNVTRVTAVAPFETCFSSKNIVSAKVGQAVPAIDLVLQSKQVYWRIFGSNSMVEVSQDVICLGIVNGGIKPTTSIVIGGHQLEDNLLQFDLPRSTLGFSSSLLFRQTTCANFNFTSKA